One Physeter macrocephalus isolate SW-GA chromosome 19, ASM283717v5, whole genome shotgun sequence genomic window carries:
- the CRYBB2 gene encoding beta-crystallin B2, with translation MWPRDTPPPPPPLSPPVREPRAQREVLTAASPMPCLPGHSCIGQPTMASDHQTQAGKPQPLNPKIIIFEQENFQGHSHELSGPCPNLKETGVEKAGSVLVQAGPWVGYEQANCKGEQFVFEKGEYPRWDSWTSSRRTDSLSSLRPIKVDSQEHKIILYENPNFTGKKMEVIDDDVPSFHAHGYQEKVSSVRVQSGTWVGYQYPGYRGLQYLLEKGDYKDSGDFGAPQPQVQSVRRIRDMQWHQRGTFHPSN, from the exons ATGTGGCCCCGGGACACGCCGCCGCCACCACCACCCCTGTCCCCCCCAGTGAGGGAACCGAGGGCCCAGAGAGAGGTCCTCACTGCTGCTTCCCCCATGCCTTGCCTTCCAGGTCATTCCTGCATCGGACAGCCCACCATGGCCTCAGACCACCAGACCCAAGCGGGCAAACCTCAGCCCCTCAACCCCAAG ATTATCATCTTTGAGCAGGAAAACTTCCAGGGCCACTCACATGAGCTCAGTGGGCCCTGCCCCAACCTGAAGGAGACCGGCGTGGAGAAGGCAGGCTCTGTCCTGGTGCAGGCTGGACC CTGGGTGGGCTATGAGCAAGCCAACTGCAAAGGGGAACAGTTTGTGTTTGAGAAGGGTGAGTACCCCCGCTGGGACTCATGGACCAGCAGTCGGAGGACAGACTCCCTCAGCTCCCTGAGGCCCATCAAAGTG GACAGCCAGGAGCATAAGATCATCCTCTATGAGAACCCCAACTTCACAGGGAAGAAGATGGAGGTGATAGACGATGATGTGCCCAGCTTCCACGCCCACGGCTACCAGGAGAAGGTGTCTTCTGTGCGGGTGCAGAGTGGCAC GTGGGTCGGCTACCAGTACCCCGGCTACCGCGGGCTGCAGTACCTGCTGGAGAAGGGTGATTACAAGGACAGCGGCGACTTCGGggccccccagccccaggtgCAGTCCGTGCGCCGCATCCGTGACATGCAGTGGCACCAGCGAGGCACCTTCCACCCCTCCAACTAG